In Mycobacterium gallinarum, a single window of DNA contains:
- a CDS encoding MFS transporter yields the protein MAPESRNGAAAQQRTARLAVAALFLSNGALFANLLPRYPEIKADLQLSNTVYGIAIAAFSAGALVAGLSAAALIRRYRSSRVAVVSTLGLAGFVVAAALAGTPLILAAALFMAGACDAITDVAQNAHGLRLQRNYGRSIINSLHAVWAAGAIIGGVMGAAAIALDISRPIHLAFAGILFGGLVLIAYPSLLKGPDHDDHPSARTGSRGDAGFAVYGTLVALVVLAVAGATVEDAGSSWATLYLRDSLGAPGAVAVFGYVALVGFMFVGRLIGDRLVDRFGEREVVRAGGLLAAAGMGAALAFPSIPGTIAGFAAAGFGVATLIPAAMHRADQLPGLRPGSGLTVLTWLMRIGFFGAPLIVGVIADATSLRIGLLSVPLAGLVAIALAGALSARPRLNHRLSRR from the coding sequence ATGGCGCCCGAATCTCGGAATGGGGCCGCGGCGCAGCAGCGAACGGCGCGTCTTGCCGTCGCGGCGCTGTTCCTGAGCAACGGTGCGCTGTTCGCCAACCTGCTGCCTCGCTACCCCGAAATCAAGGCGGATCTGCAGCTGTCCAACACGGTTTACGGGATCGCGATCGCGGCGTTCTCCGCGGGCGCGCTGGTGGCAGGCCTCTCCGCGGCGGCGTTGATCCGGAGGTACCGATCGTCGCGCGTGGCGGTCGTCAGCACCCTCGGCCTCGCGGGATTCGTTGTCGCTGCGGCCCTGGCGGGGACCCCGTTGATTCTCGCCGCGGCGTTGTTCATGGCGGGAGCCTGCGATGCGATCACCGACGTGGCGCAGAACGCGCACGGGCTGCGGTTGCAGCGTAATTACGGCCGGTCGATCATCAACTCGCTGCATGCGGTCTGGGCGGCGGGAGCCATCATCGGCGGCGTGATGGGCGCCGCCGCGATCGCGCTCGACATATCTCGGCCCATACATCTGGCGTTCGCCGGGATCCTGTTCGGGGGCCTCGTGCTGATCGCTTACCCCTCTCTGTTGAAGGGACCCGATCACGACGACCATCCGTCGGCGCGCACCGGGAGCCGAGGAGACGCGGGATTCGCGGTGTACGGCACGTTGGTCGCGCTCGTCGTGCTCGCCGTGGCGGGCGCAACCGTCGAGGACGCAGGAAGTTCCTGGGCGACACTGTATTTGCGTGACAGCCTCGGTGCGCCAGGTGCCGTCGCGGTCTTCGGTTACGTGGCGCTGGTCGGATTCATGTTCGTCGGCCGGCTGATCGGGGACCGCCTTGTCGACAGGTTCGGCGAACGCGAGGTGGTTCGCGCCGGTGGCCTCCTCGCGGCCGCGGGAATGGGGGCGGCGCTGGCCTTCCCCTCGATTCCCGGCACCATCGCGGGATTCGCCGCGGCGGGATTCGGAGTCGCGACCCTGATCCCGGCGGCGATGCACCGCGCCGACCAGCTGCCTGGCCTGCGCCCGGGCAGCGGATTGACGGTGCTTACGTGGCTGATGCGGATCGGCTTCTTCGGCGCGCCCCTGATCGTCGGCGTCATCGCCGATGCGACGAGCCTACGAATCGGCCTGCTGTCCGTGCCTCTCGCGGGGCTGGTGGCGATCGCACTGGCCGGAGCGCTCAGTGCGCGACCCCGATTGAATCACCGGCTCAGCCGGCGGTGA
- a CDS encoding DMT family transporter: MLKWALLAGAISTEVAATLSLRAAQDHSAWLAVVVAGYLTSFMFLTMVLRAGVPVGIAYGIWGALGTAVTAVLAAVLFGDPFTWPIVAGIGLIIAGVLLIELGSHRASAAEPEPDVPAGAAR, encoded by the coding sequence GTGCTGAAGTGGGCGCTGCTTGCGGGCGCGATCTCGACCGAGGTCGCCGCCACGCTGTCTCTGCGTGCCGCCCAGGATCATTCGGCGTGGCTCGCGGTCGTGGTCGCCGGCTATCTCACCTCGTTTATGTTCTTGACGATGGTGCTGCGCGCCGGCGTACCCGTTGGCATCGCGTACGGAATCTGGGGCGCGCTGGGCACGGCGGTCACTGCGGTTCTGGCCGCCGTGCTCTTCGGTGACCCGTTCACCTGGCCGATCGTCGCGGGCATCGGGCTCATCATCGCCGGGGTGCTGCTGATCGAGCTCGGTTCGCATCGCGCCTCGGCCGCCGAGCCGGAACCGGATGTCCCCGCCGGGGCGGCTCGGTGA
- a CDS encoding DMT family transporter, giving the protein MWLALAGAILVEVVATLSLRASDGFRKKAWIAPIITGYLLSFYLLYVSLGLGMPVGIAYGVWSACGIALVAVIARFLFKEPLTPMMGLGIVLIIGGVLTIEMVTAG; this is encoded by the coding sequence ATGTGGCTCGCGCTCGCCGGCGCCATACTCGTCGAGGTGGTCGCGACCCTGTCGCTACGCGCGTCGGACGGATTTCGGAAGAAGGCGTGGATCGCACCGATCATCACCGGCTACCTCCTGTCGTTCTATCTGCTGTATGTGTCGCTGGGACTGGGCATGCCGGTCGGAATCGCCTACGGCGTGTGGTCGGCGTGCGGCATCGCGCTGGTGGCCGTCATCGCGCGGTTCCTGTTCAAAGAACCCCTGACTCCGATGATGGGGCTCGGCATCGTGCTCATCATCGGCGGCGTGCTCACCATCGAGATGGTCACCGCCGGCTGA
- a CDS encoding TetR/AcrR family transcriptional regulator, whose amino-acid sequence MIDAQLIEVIGGAASIGKAGGNVDEAADRTSQRILDAALQEAAAVGLQRITVEDVVRRAGVSRMTAYRRYPRRDDLVEALVRRETQRFLGAVADAIDATDDPNEGVAAAFIAAVTFAREHPMLRRAGHVEPAPIDSAELLKMGSAFIANYIHGDTPGTPPRQVRWVADVFARLFVTYISMPPDDPDFSDDAELRQFAHEVLTPMVERAV is encoded by the coding sequence GTGATCGACGCGCAGCTCATCGAGGTCATCGGCGGCGCCGCGTCCATCGGCAAAGCGGGCGGCAACGTGGACGAAGCGGCCGACCGGACCAGTCAACGCATACTCGACGCCGCTCTTCAGGAGGCGGCAGCAGTTGGGCTGCAACGGATTACGGTCGAGGATGTGGTGCGCCGCGCTGGTGTGTCACGGATGACGGCCTACCGCCGCTATCCCCGTCGCGACGATCTGGTGGAAGCGCTGGTTCGCCGGGAGACGCAACGGTTCCTCGGCGCTGTCGCCGATGCCATCGACGCCACCGACGATCCCAACGAAGGGGTGGCCGCGGCGTTCATCGCCGCGGTCACGTTCGCCCGCGAGCATCCGATGCTGCGTCGCGCCGGTCACGTCGAACCCGCACCGATCGATTCGGCGGAACTGTTGAAGATGGGGTCGGCGTTCATCGCCAACTACATCCACGGTGACACGCCGGGGACACCGCCACGGCAGGTCCGCTGGGTCGCCGATGTGTTCGCCCGGTTGTTCGTCACCTATATCTCGATGCCGCCGGACGACCCCGACTTCAGCGACGACGCCGAATTGCGTCAGTTCGCGCACGAGGTACTCACACCCATGGTCGAACGCGCCGTCTGA